In the Kwoniella mangroviensis CBS 8507 chromosome 3, whole genome shotgun sequence genome, one interval contains:
- a CDS encoding NAD(P)H:quinone oxidoreductase, type IV: protein MRPIRSTQPIIAVVFYSTYGHIGALAEKVIEGAKSTGAIVKPYFIEETLPKEVLEKMYAGGSLNPKYPLATPEALKEADGIIIGAPTRYGRVPAQVSALFDQTGGLWATGGLVGKFVSMFTSTAGQHSGHETTITTTFPFFAHHGLVYVPIGYSNPLVGEIDSVQGGSPYGASTVAASDGHLQPTENDLAVAEHQGKYFSNFVATFVKGKTVA, encoded by the exons ATGAGACCAATTAG GTCCACCCAACCCATCATCGCTGTCGTCTTCTACTCCACTTACGGACACATCGGTGCCCTCGCTGAGAAGGTAATCGAAGGTGCTAAATCAACTGGTGCAATCGTCAAGCCATACTTCAT CGAGGAGACCCTTCCTAAGGAAGTTCTCGAGAAGATGTACGCTGGTGGTTCGTTGAACCCCAAATACCCACTTGCTACCCCTGAAGCACTCAaggaagctgatggtatCATCATTGGAGCTCCTACTCG ATACGGTCGAGTACCTGCTCAAGTTTCAGCTTTGTTCGATCAAACCGGTGGATTATGGGCTACAGGTGGATTAGTCGGTAAATTT GTGTCTATGTTCACCTCTACTGCCGGTCAACACTCAGGACACgaaaccaccatcaccactactttccctttcttcgcTCACCACGGTTTGGTCTACGTACCTATTGGTTACTCTAACCCTCTCGTCGGTGAGATCGACTCTGTCCAAGGTGGTTCACCGTACGGTGCTTCTACTGTTGCCGCCTCTGATGGTCACTTGCAACCTACTGAAAACGACTTGGCTGTTGCCGAACATcaaggaaag TACTTCTCAAACTTTGTTGCTACTTTCGTTAAAGGTAAGACCGTCGCCTAA